A DNA window from Sulfitobacter sp. BSw21498 contains the following coding sequences:
- a CDS encoding flavin reductase family protein, translated as MTEVDLADWGARRRRRFAPDRWGKLVCRAVWDETADMRSFFLTPQDGSRIEHASGQFMTFRIDTPEGRIERCYTIASSAARDGGIEITIKRQAGPGARRLHEMLVPGAEIEALGPSGRFGPATWHGSAYALMAAGSGITPMLSILRTAADRGLDLDVVLLQVVSTPQDLVALAELDGLARRLPRLVHLPTITRGPGGMRPDADFLTRVMPDLATRTVLCCGPQPFMEMVRAAAQAAGVPDDRYGEESFDFSAPPPEALGGGDTPRRTVTFARTGHAFECAETTTILAAVKQAGLPLPSSCARGMCGTCKTFKHAGEVVMAHEGGIRQREIDRGFILPCVSRPLTDIILDC; from the coding sequence ATGACCGAGGTAGATCTCGCAGATTGGGGTGCACGGCGGCGGCGGCGGTTCGCCCCTGACCGCTGGGGCAAGCTGGTGTGCCGCGCGGTCTGGGACGAAACAGCGGACATGCGCAGTTTCTTTCTGACGCCGCAGGACGGCAGCCGGATCGAACACGCCTCCGGTCAGTTCATGACGTTTCGCATTGATACGCCAGAGGGTCGAATAGAGCGGTGCTATACCATCGCTTCGTCTGCCGCGCGCGACGGCGGGATAGAGATCACGATCAAGCGACAGGCAGGACCGGGTGCGCGCAGGCTTCACGAGATGCTGGTGCCGGGCGCAGAGATAGAAGCCCTCGGCCCGTCTGGCCGCTTTGGTCCGGCCACTTGGCACGGGTCGGCCTATGCGCTGATGGCGGCTGGCAGTGGTATCACACCGATGCTGTCCATCCTGCGCACCGCCGCTGACCGGGGGTTGGACCTGGATGTCGTGCTGTTGCAGGTCGTGTCGACGCCGCAGGACCTTGTGGCGCTGGCCGAGCTTGACGGTCTCGCGCGCCGGCTGCCCCGGTTGGTGCATCTCCCCACGATCACCCGCGGCCCCGGCGGCATGCGTCCTGATGCCGATTTTCTGACCCGTGTCATGCCGGACCTCGCAACGCGCACAGTGCTATGTTGCGGGCCCCAGCCTTTCATGGAGATGGTGCGCGCCGCTGCACAGGCCGCAGGCGTCCCCGATGACCGCTACGGCGAGGAAAGCTTTGATTTCTCTGCCCCCCCACCCGAGGCTCTTGGCGGGGGTGATACGCCGCGCCGGACCGTGACCTTTGCGCGGACGGGCCACGCGTTCGAATGTGCTGAAACCACCACGATCCTTGCTGCAGTCAAGCAGGCAGGGCTGCCACTGCCGTCTTCTTGCGCACGCGGCATGTGCGGCACCTGCAAAACGTTCAAACACGCGGGCGAGGTCGTCATGGCCCACGAAGGCGGCATCCGCCAGCGCGAGATCGACCGCGGTTTCATCCTTCCCTGTGTCAGCCGCCCGCTGACCGACATCATCCTCGATTGCTAA
- a CDS encoding NADH:flavin oxidoreductase, with the protein MKDHVTTDPLLQPYTLKHLTLKNRVMTTSHEPAYPEDGMPKARYRLYHEERAKGGVALAMTAGSAAVSRDSPPVFNNILAYRDEVVPWIRELTDALHEHGCAAMIQLTHLGRRTNWNKGDWLPSISAGPDREPAHRAFPKMMEDWDIERVIEDYATAAERMQAGGMDGIEIQAYGHLMDQFWSPLSNKLSGPYGADTLENRLRFTTDVLDAVRKRVGPEFIVGIRYTADEVQAGGITAEEGIEISKLLRDTGQVDFLNVIRGRIHTDPAMTDVIPIQGMPSAPHLDFAGEVRRATGMPTFHAAKIQDVATARHAIASGLLDMVGMTRAHMADPHIVRKIKEGREHDIRPCVGANYCLDRIYQGGEALCIHNPATGRELSLPHIIKPAADRRKIVIVGAGPAGLEAARVASARGHEVVVLEAANRAGGQLLLTARTKRRAEMMQIVDWRVAQCEAGGVDLRYNLYAEAADVLAESPDVVIIATGGMANTTLYEGDTPDHVVSAWDILSGDVKPAGSLLIYDEAGDHSGLQAAEMAVDAGCTVEIMTPDRTFAPEVMAMNLVPYMRNLQRDEVTFTVTKRLRGVLKDGNRLRAIIGTDYSDKLAQADYDQIVVNYGTMPLDALYHDLRPSSSNGGAIDQAAFLAIQPQTTVRNTQGTFQLFRIGDAVSARNTHAAIYDALRLMTAV; encoded by the coding sequence ATGAAAGACCACGTCACCACCGACCCGCTGCTTCAGCCTTATACGCTCAAGCATCTGACGCTGAAAAACCGGGTGATGACCACAAGCCACGAACCGGCCTACCCCGAGGACGGCATGCCAAAGGCCCGATATCGCCTCTATCACGAGGAACGGGCGAAGGGCGGGGTGGCGCTGGCAATGACCGCTGGCTCCGCTGCCGTCAGTCGCGACAGCCCGCCGGTTTTCAACAATATCCTCGCCTATCGCGACGAGGTCGTGCCTTGGATCCGCGAACTGACCGATGCCCTGCACGAACACGGCTGCGCGGCGATGATCCAGCTGACGCATCTGGGACGCCGCACCAACTGGAACAAAGGGGATTGGCTGCCCTCGATTTCGGCAGGCCCGGACCGTGAACCCGCACACCGCGCTTTTCCCAAGATGATGGAGGATTGGGATATCGAGCGCGTGATCGAAGACTATGCAACCGCCGCCGAACGGATGCAGGCCGGTGGCATGGACGGGATCGAAATTCAGGCCTACGGCCATCTGATGGACCAGTTCTGGTCTCCACTGTCGAACAAGCTTAGCGGTCCCTACGGCGCGGATACGCTGGAAAACCGGCTTCGCTTTACGACCGATGTGCTGGACGCCGTGCGCAAACGTGTCGGGCCGGAATTTATTGTTGGCATCCGCTATACCGCCGACGAGGTTCAGGCGGGCGGCATCACCGCCGAAGAAGGGATCGAAATTTCAAAACTGCTGCGTGATACAGGGCAGGTCGATTTTCTGAATGTCATTCGGGGCCGTATCCATACCGATCCGGCGATGACGGATGTCATCCCGATCCAGGGCATGCCCTCGGCGCCGCATCTGGATTTCGCCGGAGAGGTCCGGCGCGCGACGGGCATGCCGACCTTCCACGCCGCCAAGATCCAGGATGTCGCGACCGCGCGTCACGCCATCGCCTCGGGCTTGCTGGACATGGTGGGCATGACCCGCGCGCATATGGCTGACCCCCATATTGTGCGCAAGATCAAGGAGGGCCGTGAACATGATATCCGCCCTTGCGTCGGGGCGAATTACTGCCTTGACCGTATCTATCAGGGGGGCGAAGCCCTGTGCATCCACAACCCCGCGACAGGCCGGGAGCTTTCCCTGCCCCACATCATCAAACCCGCTGCCGACCGTCGCAAGATCGTTATCGTCGGTGCGGGCCCCGCGGGGTTGGAAGCCGCACGCGTCGCCAGCGCGCGCGGGCATGAGGTCGTTGTGCTCGAGGCCGCCAACCGTGCCGGCGGGCAGCTCCTTTTGACAGCGCGCACAAAGCGACGGGCCGAGATGATGCAGATCGTCGACTGGCGCGTTGCACAATGCGAAGCTGGCGGCGTTGACCTGCGCTATAATCTATATGCCGAGGCAGCGGACGTGCTGGCCGAAAGCCCTGACGTCGTGATCATTGCCACCGGCGGCATGGCCAACACCACCCTCTATGAAGGGGACACGCCAGATCACGTCGTATCGGCCTGGGATATATTATCGGGTGATGTAAAACCGGCTGGATCCCTGTTAATCTACGACGAAGCGGGCGACCACAGCGGGCTGCAAGCCGCCGAGATGGCCGTCGACGCGGGCTGCACCGTCGAAATCATGACCCCAGATCGCACCTTTGCACCCGAAGTCATGGCGATGAACCTTGTGCCCTACATGCGCAATCTGCAACGTGATGAGGTGACCTTCACCGTCACCAAACGGCTGCGCGGGGTTCTCAAAGACGGCAACCGGCTGCGCGCGATCATCGGGACCGATTATTCCGACAAGCTGGCGCAAGCGGACTACGACCAGATTGTCGTGAACTATGGCACAATGCCGCTTGATGCGCTTTACCACGACCTGCGGCCGTCCTCGTCGAATGGCGGCGCGATCGATCAAGCGGCCTTTTTGGCCATCCAACCGCAGACAACGGTCCGCAATACGCAAGGCACGTTCCAGCTTTTCCGTATCGGGGACGCCGTCTCTGCCCGCAACACCCACGCGGCGATCTACGACGCGCTACGTTTGATGACCGCCGTTTAA
- a CDS encoding autotransporter domain-containing protein has translation MTQHAPQAQSKLRYSQNSLRLALLSGVAIASLFTTPVVADSNGALRVLTFNTWADQFRNNLDDIAPLFVNGGYDVIAFQELWSEAYLTGLQQRLRDAGLGEYTYVKKGDTGILSRLEGITGTNSMGDSVAYQITDGSNAIPETVFGSVHLDYRDTSVRRLTEVEGLAEWAKSTNRSVVLVGDYNAADTSERGLNRASQQKLILQNYLRSGNSFYGTLLEQYAVDQAAMTQFISEHSGQNLALADIPDTLFADEMYPIQDNLPVTMNKMKHDFILLETEAQREPFAPHILADGSTTWTSVEEDHTNVWPSWDRGAIDHFMVSRPFGKWWAIVNQEDDPYTGVLDQTDVTADGKAYSDHELVAHDLAWIGPKLEYELDENDDEVTRLVWSEDAAVFDESEGEFYLTRNNMRKDVYLGQVSDADGNPILDWLSESEKKTLLDCGTADARLAQAVSDYCIDDHSFISETLVKDGGTVRVDEDAALGTSAATLRLDNGGLAVTGTQMATLDREVSLEGTEGGWLDIRGTGTTVAALKEISGTGALEKRGDGTLTLEANNSYTGATLVSDGLLVVNGSIAQSSGVSLMYGATIGGRGTVSSLTVGSGAILAAGNSIGTLNIDGDLTIDAGALFEVEVNAQGDSDVVTATGDITIGGGTAVALAAAGDYAPLTDYVILQSGGAVSGQFDSVTSSLAFLDAALSYGVQDVSLSLERNDTAFDQVATTANRGATAAGVESLGFGNALFDKAVMLDAAAADQAFDALSGEIYAASMTALADQGNDLRSAALSQLRGYKGGDATSFWMQSYGGQASIDGEETRDLNHSSFGTLVGINGALGSEWVYGAMLGFGKGSASLDGARDTSESDFTNLGFVAGRDFGAARITAGATWTHSEIDSTRGVFFADFSDTLTSSYGADTTQIFAEASYDFAVGTSVLQPYGSIAHVAVNTDAASENGNDAALNVRGNKFDATVGELGLRGQMHLSEGATPIRLSGGAAWRHVFDANAPQAGMAFSGGDAFTVSGTNVAKDVFKVNLSVGIDLTQSTALTVGYTGEFGDAGRSGNLAASLQVKF, from the coding sequence ATGACCCAACATGCCCCCCAAGCGCAGTCCAAGCTGCGGTATTCGCAAAATTCCCTGAGACTTGCCCTGCTAAGCGGGGTCGCAATCGCCAGCTTATTCACCACGCCAGTTGTGGCCGATTCCAATGGCGCGCTGCGCGTCCTCACCTTCAATACATGGGCCGACCAATTCAGGAACAACCTCGATGATATTGCTCCGCTTTTCGTCAATGGCGGCTACGACGTGATCGCTTTTCAGGAATTGTGGAGCGAGGCCTATTTGACCGGATTGCAACAACGTCTGCGCGATGCAGGACTTGGAGAGTATACCTATGTAAAAAAGGGGGATACTGGAATTCTCAGCCGCCTGGAGGGCATTACCGGAACCAATTCTATGGGCGATTCAGTCGCCTATCAGATAACTGACGGCAGCAATGCGATCCCCGAAACCGTCTTTGGGTCTGTTCACCTCGATTATCGCGATACCTCTGTGCGACGCTTGACCGAAGTAGAGGGCCTCGCTGAATGGGCGAAGTCGACCAATCGCTCAGTGGTGCTCGTGGGCGACTATAACGCGGCGGACACCTCGGAGCGCGGGCTCAATCGGGCGAGCCAACAGAAGCTTATCCTCCAGAACTACTTGCGTTCGGGCAACAGTTTCTACGGCACTTTGCTTGAGCAGTACGCCGTTGATCAGGCGGCGATGACACAGTTCATCTCCGAGCACAGCGGGCAGAACCTCGCGCTTGCCGACATTCCCGATACGCTCTTCGCAGACGAGATGTATCCGATCCAAGACAACTTGCCTGTCACGATGAATAAGATGAAGCACGACTTCATCCTTCTTGAGACAGAAGCGCAGCGCGAGCCGTTCGCCCCTCACATTTTGGCCGATGGCAGCACGACCTGGACCTCGGTTGAAGAGGATCATACCAACGTTTGGCCGAGCTGGGATCGCGGAGCGATTGATCATTTCATGGTGTCTCGCCCCTTTGGCAAATGGTGGGCAATCGTTAATCAGGAAGATGATCCATATACAGGCGTTTTGGACCAGACTGACGTAACGGCCGACGGCAAGGCCTATTCGGATCACGAGCTCGTTGCCCATGATCTTGCTTGGATTGGCCCCAAACTGGAATACGAGCTGGACGAAAACGATGACGAAGTAACCCGTCTCGTGTGGAGCGAGGACGCCGCTGTCTTCGACGAGAGCGAAGGAGAATTCTACCTGACGCGCAACAACATGCGTAAAGATGTTTATCTGGGTCAGGTTTCTGATGCTGACGGAAATCCAATCCTCGATTGGCTCAGCGAAAGTGAAAAGAAGACCCTGCTGGACTGTGGAACAGCGGATGCCCGTCTTGCCCAAGCTGTCAGCGACTATTGCATCGACGACCACAGCTTTATCTCCGAAACACTTGTCAAAGATGGCGGGACGGTGCGCGTTGACGAGGATGCAGCACTTGGCACTTCGGCTGCGACATTGCGCCTCGACAACGGCGGCCTCGCAGTCACCGGCACGCAAATGGCGACATTGGACCGTGAGGTCAGCCTAGAGGGTACGGAGGGCGGCTGGCTCGACATCCGGGGCACCGGTACGACGGTCGCCGCGCTCAAGGAGATTTCGGGCACTGGCGCGCTTGAAAAGCGCGGGGACGGCACGCTCACATTGGAGGCCAATAACAGCTATACTGGGGCAACTCTTGTGTCGGATGGGCTTTTGGTCGTCAACGGGTCGATCGCCCAATCTTCGGGCGTTAGCCTCATGTATGGCGCGACGATCGGTGGTCGTGGTACGGTCAGCTCACTGACAGTAGGCAGTGGCGCAATTTTGGCCGCAGGCAACAGTATCGGCACGTTAAATATTGACGGCGATTTGACCATAGATGCTGGCGCACTCTTCGAAGTCGAAGTGAATGCTCAGGGTGATTCCGACGTCGTCACGGCGACAGGAGATATCACAATCGGTGGCGGAACAGCGGTGGCGCTTGCCGCAGCTGGCGACTACGCCCCACTCACTGACTATGTCATATTACAGTCTGGTGGCGCTGTATCAGGTCAATTTGACAGTGTGACGTCCTCGCTTGCGTTTCTCGACGCAGCCTTGAGCTATGGGGTGCAAGATGTCTCGTTGAGCCTTGAGCGTAATGACACAGCCTTTGATCAGGTCGCGACAACGGCAAATCGGGGGGCCACGGCGGCTGGCGTTGAAAGCCTCGGCTTCGGCAACGCCCTCTTTGATAAGGCCGTGATGCTTGATGCGGCGGCTGCGGACCAAGCCTTCGACGCTCTTTCGGGTGAAATCTACGCCGCCAGCATGACGGCCCTCGCAGATCAGGGCAACGACTTGCGCTCCGCTGCATTGTCGCAACTGCGCGGTTATAAGGGCGGTGACGCGACTTCATTCTGGATGCAAAGCTATGGTGGCCAAGCCAGTATCGACGGCGAAGAAACGCGTGACCTAAACCATTCCTCCTTTGGGACACTTGTTGGGATCAACGGAGCACTTGGCAGCGAATGGGTCTATGGCGCGATGCTTGGCTTTGGCAAAGGGTCCGCCAGTTTAGATGGCGCACGCGATACATCGGAAAGCGACTTCACCAACCTTGGCTTTGTTGCCGGGCGCGATTTCGGCGCGGCCCGTATCACAGCTGGGGCGACGTGGACCCACAGCGAAATTGACAGCACGCGTGGCGTCTTTTTTGCAGACTTTTCTGATACTCTGACATCAAGCTACGGCGCGGACACAACGCAAATCTTTGCCGAGGCGTCTTATGACTTCGCGGTTGGGACCTCGGTCCTTCAACCCTATGGTAGCATCGCCCACGTTGCCGTTAATACCGACGCGGCTTCGGAAAACGGCAATGATGCTGCGCTGAACGTTCGAGGCAATAAATTTGATGCGACAGTGGGCGAACTGGGCCTGCGGGGGCAGATGCACCTCTCCGAAGGTGCGACCCCCATCCGCCTTTCGGGCGGTGCAGCGTGGCGGCATGTCTTTGATGCGAACGCGCCACAAGCAGGCATGGCGTTCTCGGGCGGCGATGCGTTCACTGTCAGCGGCACCAATGTTGCCAAAGACGTATTCAAAGTGAACCTTTCAGTCGGTATCGACCTGACGCAGAGCACGGCCCTGACGGTTGGCTACACGGGTGAATTTGGTGATGCGGGGCGTAGCGGTAACCTTGCAGCCAGTCTGCAAGTGAAATTCTGA
- a CDS encoding DeoR/GlpR family DNA-binding transcription regulator, with protein MDGEDKKSHRQRLLLKQLEAQRYISLDEVASRFAVTQQTARRDIMELESLGKLRRLHGGAMISNSVEPSELRNRRIRNAQAKEQIGTCVADLVEDGASLFLDTGTTCEAVARALVRRRNLRVVSYSLRIAAYLSEVTDFTIAVPGGFVRQVDGGIFQEQSQSFITGFKFDLAILSVSGVDDDGDLGDDDQAEVETVRSAMRRSQKVLLAVDSSKFGHRGLVNLGSLSDVDFLVSDAPSSRAIAAAVARGRLTFHQVG; from the coding sequence ATGGACGGTGAAGACAAAAAGAGCCACAGACAGCGCCTGTTATTGAAACAACTTGAGGCTCAGCGCTACATATCACTGGACGAGGTGGCGAGCCGGTTTGCCGTGACCCAGCAAACCGCACGCCGCGACATCATGGAACTGGAGAGCCTTGGCAAACTGCGGCGTCTACACGGTGGCGCGATGATTTCGAATTCCGTTGAACCAAGCGAGTTACGTAATCGGCGCATCCGCAACGCACAGGCCAAGGAGCAGATTGGCACATGTGTGGCGGACCTTGTCGAAGACGGCGCGTCGCTCTTTCTTGACACGGGTACCACCTGCGAGGCCGTTGCGCGTGCCCTTGTACGACGTCGCAACCTGCGCGTGGTCAGCTATAGCTTGCGTATCGCCGCCTACCTCAGTGAAGTGACTGATTTCACCATCGCCGTCCCGGGGGGCTTTGTGCGTCAAGTAGATGGCGGCATTTTCCAAGAGCAGTCGCAGTCATTCATCACGGGTTTCAAGTTCGACTTGGCAATCCTGTCAGTCTCCGGCGTCGACGACGACGGTGATCTTGGCGACGATGATCAGGCCGAGGTAGAGACGGTGCGCTCAGCCATGAGACGATCGCAAAAAGTCTTGCTTGCCGTGGACAGCAGCAAGTTCGGGCACCGCGGTCTGGTGAATCTCGGCTCACTGTCGGACGTCGATTTTCTGGTATCTGACGCTCCATCCTCCCGCGCCATCGCAGCGGCAGTCGCCAGAGGCCGCTTGACGTTTCATCAAGTGGGGTGA
- a CDS encoding aromatic ring-hydroxylating oxygenase subunit alpha: MLDHGSPRTQDIAALLASRRAGHSLPAALYTSAAVWQADCDAIFGRHWIAVGVTCDVPEAGDVMAVDIGPVSIVILRDDDDMLRAFHNVCAHRGARLVPPGRSVVGKLVCPYHQWTYDLDGALARAPHMGIDFDRSLHHLKPVALRDIGGLLYACLSDDPPEDIAQLAAVVEPRLAAYDLRNAKVAFEQDLIEEGNWKLTMENNRECYHCASNHPQLSLSFHAADFGYDPEGLTDTEKAEANALLDAYASYEKYWRDEDMPFEAVEHTVGWPTNFRTQRLIIAGLGESQTPDTRAAVQIPLGQAHRPWMGDVHLWGINSWNHVMSDHAVVFTAFPLGPDRTLVRTKWLVHADAVEGEDYDLETLTAVWKTTNAEDAHLVGLAHRGACSPGYRPGPYSPYTERALDEFAGWYVARMRASGYGI, translated from the coding sequence ATGCTGGATCATGGTTCCCCCCGCACGCAAGACATCGCTGCCCTGCTCGCTTCACGCCGTGCGGGCCATAGCCTTCCCGCGGCTCTTTATACGTCGGCAGCGGTTTGGCAGGCGGATTGCGACGCGATATTCGGGCGGCACTGGATTGCCGTGGGCGTGACCTGTGATGTGCCCGAAGCGGGCGATGTCATGGCCGTCGATATCGGGCCTGTATCGATCGTGATCCTGCGCGATGACGACGACATGCTGCGCGCCTTTCACAACGTGTGCGCGCATCGCGGTGCGCGTCTGGTGCCACCGGGCCGGTCGGTGGTTGGCAAGCTCGTCTGCCCCTATCACCAATGGACCTACGATCTTGACGGGGCGCTGGCGCGGGCACCGCATATGGGCATCGATTTCGACCGGTCCCTCCATCACCTCAAGCCCGTCGCTCTGCGCGATATAGGGGGGCTTTTATATGCCTGTCTTTCGGATGATCCCCCCGAAGATATCGCGCAGTTGGCGGCGGTGGTTGAACCGCGTCTGGCAGCCTATGATCTTCGCAACGCCAAGGTCGCCTTTGAACAGGACCTCATCGAGGAAGGGAACTGGAAGCTGACGATGGAGAACAACCGCGAGTGCTACCATTGCGCGTCGAACCATCCCCAGCTCAGCCTGTCCTTCCACGCCGCGGATTTCGGCTATGACCCGGAGGGGCTGACCGATACCGAAAAGGCCGAGGCGAATGCGCTTCTGGACGCCTATGCCAGCTATGAAAAATACTGGCGCGACGAGGATATGCCCTTCGAGGCGGTAGAGCATACCGTCGGCTGGCCCACCAACTTCCGTACGCAGCGCTTGATTATCGCAGGGCTTGGCGAAAGCCAGACACCGGACACCCGCGCCGCCGTGCAGATACCTTTGGGCCAGGCGCACAGACCGTGGATGGGCGATGTACATCTGTGGGGGATCAATTCCTGGAACCACGTGATGTCTGATCATGCCGTCGTCTTCACCGCCTTCCCGCTCGGGCCAGACAGGACATTGGTGCGCACAAAGTGGCTGGTCCATGCAGACGCAGTCGAGGGCGAGGACTACGACCTTGAAACGCTTACCGCGGTCTGGAAAACAACGAATGCCGAAGACGCGCATCTGGTCGGGCTGGCCCATCGGGGTGCATGCTCGCCCGGGTATCGGCCCGGGCCCTATTCGCCCTACACCGAGCGTGCGCTGGACGAATTCGCGGGCTGGTACGTCGCCCGTATGCGGGCAAGCGGGTACGGAATATGA
- a CDS encoding IS3 family transposase (programmed frameshift) yields the protein MRQSRFTEAQIIGMIKEQEAGMPTAEVCRRHGLSPASFYKFKAKYGGMNVSDTHRLRSLEDENAKLKRLLADTMLDNVVLKDLPGKELTTPNVRRAAARKAMRDHDISQRRACRLVGVDPKTVRRDQSPDNPEVREEMKAIASKRRRFGYRRIGVLLERKGRIMNHKKLYRLYTEEKLGVRRRRGRKRARGSRTPMPVALRPGERWSLDFVSDTFGASRKFRMLAVNDDCCRENLCLVADTSISGARVARELDALVRIYGKPACIVSDNGTEFTSRAILKWAGDNDVDWHYIDPGKPQQNGFIESFNGSLRDELLNEEIFDTLDDARRKLALWRYDYNNVRPHSSLGNQTPAEARRALEQFEGSAQDALAQTDDEEYETQTRKLSL from the exons ATGCGACAGAGCCGTTTTACTGAAGCCCAAATTATCGGAATGATCAAAGAACAGGAAGCTGGCATGCCGACGGCAGAGGTGTGCCGCAGGCATGGCTTGAGTCCCGCGTCGTTCTACAAGTTCAAAGCCAAATATGGTGGCATGAACGTTTCTGATACTCATCGCCTTAGATCGCTGGAGGATGAGAACGCCAAGCTGAAGCGCCTTCTGGCGGACACGATGTTGGACAATGTTGTGTTGAAGGATTTGC CTGGGAAAGAACTGACGACACCGAATGTGCGACGGGCCGCAGCACGCAAGGCAATGCGAGACCATGATATCTCGCAGCGCCGGGCGTGCAGGCTTGTCGGTGTCGATCCCAAGACCGTCCGGCGCGATCAGTCACCGGATAATCCAGAAGTTCGCGAAGAGATGAAAGCGATTGCCAGCAAGCGACGGCGCTTTGGCTACCGCCGGATCGGTGTGCTGCTGGAACGCAAGGGAAGGATCATGAACCACAAGAAACTGTATCGCCTTTATACTGAAGAAAAGCTGGGCGTTAGACGGCGCAGGGGCCGCAAGCGTGCGCGTGGCTCGCGGACACCAATGCCGGTTGCTTTGCGTCCTGGCGAGCGTTGGTCCTTAGATTTTGTGTCGGATACGTTCGGCGCGTCACGCAAGTTCCGCATGCTGGCTGTAAACGACGATTGTTGCCGCGAGAACCTCTGCTTGGTGGCTGACACCAGCATCTCGGGCGCTCGTGTCGCGCGGGAACTTGACGCGCTTGTCCGTATTTATGGAAAGCCTGCCTGCATTGTCAGTGATAACGGCACGGAGTTTACCAGTCGTGCGATCCTAAAATGGGCCGGTGATAACGACGTTGATTGGCATTACATCGACCCCGGCAAACCCCAGCAGAATGGCTTCATAGAAAGCTTCAATGGCAGCCTGCGCGACGAGCTGTTGAATGAGGAAATCTTCGATACGTTGGATGACGCCCGTCGCAAGCTGGCACTCTGGCGATACGACTACAACAACGTCAGGCCGCACTCATCGCTTGGGAACCAAACACCGGCAGAAGCTCGTCGAGCGCTTGAGCAATTTGAGGGCTCCGCGCAAGACGCGCTTGCCCAAACTGACGACGAAGAATATGAAACCCAGACCCGCAAACTCTCGTTATGA